Proteins encoded by one window of Bacillus sp. DTU_2020_1000418_1_SI_GHA_SEK_038:
- a CDS encoding single-stranded DNA-binding protein: MNNVSLVGRMTKAAELRYSPNGTPVASFTLAVNRMKKDEADFINCVCFKKTAENLANYTEKGSQISVSGSIQTRNYENSEGRKVYVTEVIANQITFLDSKKDKQQTQKYTEDPSDPFAGGQPDIEDSDLPF, encoded by the coding sequence ATGAATAATGTGAGTTTGGTTGGAAGAATGACGAAGGCGGCAGAATTACGTTACAGCCCGAATGGAACACCAGTAGCAAGCTTTACACTAGCAGTCAATCGCATGAAAAAGGATGAAGCAGACTTTATCAATTGCGTGTGCTTCAAGAAAACAGCAGAAAATCTAGCTAATTATACAGAAAAAGGTTCACAAATTTCGGTAAGTGGTTCTATACAAACTAGGAACTATGAAAATAGCGAAGGTCGTAAAGTTTATGTTACTGAAGTTATTGCTAATCAAATTACTTTCTTGGACAGCAAAAAGGATAAGCAACAAACGCAAAAATATACAGAGGATCCATCAGACCCATTCGCTGGCGGTCAACCAGATATAGAAGATTCTGATCTCCCGTTTTAG
- a CDS encoding helix-turn-helix transcriptional regulator yields the protein MELHTRVRALVADKGYKSLQKFAKDNGLSYYLLRKLANNETNSFDRDFLINLCNKLDCEVGELLVIKK from the coding sequence GTGGAACTTCATACAAGAGTTAGGGCTTTGGTAGCTGATAAAGGCTACAAATCATTGCAAAAATTTGCGAAAGATAACGGATTGAGTTATTACCTTTTACGCAAGTTAGCAAACAATGAAACTAACAGCTTTGATCGTGATTTTTTGATTAATTTATGTAACAAACTGGATTGTGAAGTTGGGGAATTGCTTGTCATTAAAAAGTGA
- a CDS encoding HNH endonuclease signature motif containing protein has translation MPKPVSKPKDKPKYKKKRYPAQKKKKPQVIKGRVIPTKKTRGRITAVEYNEALRKHGETCWVCGNPNVEMHHVFPKKYSGESGRGMWRNLRALCPEHHRGENGVHGKNGNTLMIQLQEEHRKLYGKFYYMDRFDLFALGLIPNTAKEAYETFMVKEEEHAKGDTSSEAEL, from the coding sequence GTGCCTAAGCCTGTATCCAAGCCAAAGGACAAGCCTAAGTACAAAAAGAAGCGGTATCCAGCACAAAAGAAAAAGAAACCGCAAGTTATAAAAGGCAGGGTTATTCCCACAAAGAAAACGAGAGGAAGAATTACTGCAGTTGAATATAACGAAGCTCTAAGGAAGCATGGAGAAACTTGTTGGGTATGCGGAAATCCCAATGTAGAAATGCATCATGTGTTTCCTAAGAAATACAGCGGAGAATCAGGCAGGGGAATGTGGAGAAATCTTCGAGCCTTATGTCCAGAACACCACAGGGGAGAAAATGGAGTGCATGGAAAGAACGGAAACACACTCATGATACAGCTGCAGGAAGAACACAGGAAGTTATACGGTAAATTTTATTACATGGATCGCTTTGATTTATTCGCATTAGGTTTAATTCCAAACACCGCGAAAGAAGCATATGAAACTTTTATGGTGAAGGAGGAAGAACATGCGAAGGGTGACACATCATCGGAAGCAGAACTTTGA
- a CDS encoding AbrB/MazE/SpoVT family DNA-binding domain-containing protein, translating into MKALGIIRKIDDLGRIVVPKEVRRAHGWDTNTPMEMFMSSEGLVIRKYRKDDEKSEIISKLITALEMMPDMTGEEHIKDAIEFIKKG; encoded by the coding sequence ATGAAGGCATTAGGGATCATTCGCAAAATTGATGATTTAGGGAGAATTGTAGTCCCAAAGGAAGTAAGAAGGGCTCACGGTTGGGATACTAACACACCAATGGAAATGTTTATGAGTAGTGAAGGGTTAGTTATTCGCAAGTATCGGAAAGATGATGAAAAAAGCGAGATAATCAGCAAATTGATTACTGCATTAGAAATGATGCCTGATATGACCGGAGAGGAACACATCAAAGATGCCATTGAATTTATAAAGAAGGGATAA
- a CDS encoding sigma-70 family RNA polymerase sigma factor, which yields MKWELATDEQLMCIVGFDNECPPSLLKGAALEMIKRNLWEGIIVFSAKQVFQNAKYILKHQLKMDRQELIHIGHIEIMLQVEKFKPSLRTFKTFIIMCLKGRFMKMIRDAQAEKRFANISTKDVDHLDEKIQTKIFQSPVNVERTVINKIMIENSWDVLNDVEKKAISLEHQGYGQYEISRMLGYRDTYASVLLKRAYAKLKKKMGA from the coding sequence ATGAAATGGGAACTAGCAACAGATGAACAATTAATGTGTATCGTTGGTTTTGACAATGAGTGTCCTCCTTCTTTATTGAAGGGGGCAGCTCTTGAAATGATTAAACGTAACTTATGGGAAGGAATCATCGTGTTTTCAGCTAAGCAGGTATTCCAAAATGCGAAATACATTCTCAAACATCAATTAAAAATGGATCGGCAGGAATTGATTCATATTGGGCATATCGAGATTATGCTTCAGGTCGAAAAGTTTAAACCTAGCCTGAGGACATTTAAAACATTTATCATCATGTGTCTTAAAGGCAGGTTTATGAAAATGATTCGTGATGCACAAGCAGAAAAGAGATTTGCCAATATCAGCACTAAAGATGTGGATCACCTAGACGAAAAGATTCAAACCAAAATCTTTCAATCACCTGTAAATGTGGAACGAACGGTTATTAATAAAATCATGATTGAAAATAGTTGGGACGTTTTAAATGACGTAGAAAAGAAAGCAATTAGCCTAGAGCATCAAGGTTATGGACAATACGAGATCAGTAGAATGCTTGGATATAGAGATACCTATGCGAGTGTTTTGTTAAAAAGGGCATATGCCAAATTAAAAAAGAAAATGGGGGCTTGA
- a CDS encoding host-nuclease inhibitor Gam family protein, which produces MSLENVLLDINEQETEEMQVAFVVNDLESAIEAQRRIAWFVERQAEIDRIIEKQIAPYLAKIEKIKEWGIQAKVEHEEKQAYYTILLEQYMRKEIAEQIEVGKKPKKTWSFPYGKVSLKKQQPEFQKDEATLLEYAKLAGFVKVKESTDWAELKKSCVVADGKLYDMNGEQVPGVVVVERDEKFTVELNN; this is translated from the coding sequence ATGAGTTTAGAAAACGTGTTGCTTGATATTAACGAGCAAGAAACAGAGGAAATGCAAGTCGCTTTTGTGGTAAACGATTTGGAATCAGCTATTGAAGCGCAAAGAAGAATTGCTTGGTTCGTGGAACGTCAAGCGGAGATCGACCGCATTATTGAAAAGCAGATCGCTCCATACTTAGCAAAAATCGAAAAAATCAAAGAATGGGGCATTCAAGCGAAAGTGGAACATGAAGAAAAGCAGGCCTATTACACTATTTTACTCGAGCAATACATGAGAAAAGAAATTGCGGAGCAGATTGAAGTAGGGAAGAAGCCAAAGAAAACATGGTCCTTCCCTTATGGCAAAGTGAGTTTGAAGAAACAACAACCAGAGTTCCAAAAAGATGAAGCAACATTACTGGAATATGCGAAATTAGCAGGGTTTGTGAAAGTGAAAGAATCAACCGATTGGGCAGAGTTAAAGAAAAGTTGTGTAGTTGCTGACGGAAAATTGTATGACATGAACGGAGAACAAGTTCCAGGAGTAGTTGTGGTAGAACGTGATGAAAAATTCACTGTGGAGCTAAATAACTGA
- a CDS encoding YopX family protein yields the protein MRELKFRAFNKRHKEMVYESDEWMVSDLNKENDRWTYAMQYTGLKDKEGKEIYEGDIVELGTKERFYVTWHDYKQEFTFRGYGGGYYPNTYRGATRYDKYGWKVIGNIHENKELLTEYPEER from the coding sequence ATGAGGGAATTAAAATTTAGAGCTTTTAATAAAAGGCACAAAGAAATGGTTTATGAATCAGACGAATGGATGGTCAGTGATTTAAATAAAGAAAATGACCGCTGGACGTATGCCATGCAATATACAGGTTTAAAAGACAAGGAAGGTAAAGAGATTTACGAAGGGGATATTGTTGAATTAGGCACAAAAGAAAGGTTCTATGTAACGTGGCACGATTATAAGCAAGAGTTTACTTTTCGAGGATATGGTGGTGGTTATTATCCGAATACTTATCGTGGAGCAACACGATATGATAAGTACGGATGGAAAGTCATAGGTAATATTCACGAAAACAAAGAACTGCTTACAGAATATCCCGAAGAGAGGTGA
- a CDS encoding YqaI family protein has protein sequence MLEHPMISRIERTGYPNMMNQPEHAGIDFFGDEILAGDEYCEFDGELILKDNLERYLSEELEFTFKTAE, from the coding sequence TTGCTAGAGCATCCAATGATTAGTCGAATCGAGCGCACTGGCTACCCTAATATGATGAATCAACCGGAACATGCTGGAATTGACTTCTTCGGTGATGAAATCCTTGCAGGTGATGAATACTGCGAGTTTGACGGAGAGCTCATTTTAAAGGATAACTTGGAGCGTTATTTATCAGAAGAATTGGAATTCACTTTTAAAACAGCTGAATAG
- a CDS encoding BH0509 family protein, whose amino-acid sequence MKLDAWERENMISVLEWRTAYSREYLIKLTDEQLEKLYKERVG is encoded by the coding sequence ATGAAACTCGATGCTTGGGAGAGAGAAAATATGATCAGCGTGCTGGAATGGAGAACAGCATACAGCAGAGAGTATTTAATCAAGTTGACTGATGAACAACTCGAAAAGCTCTATAAGGAGCGTGTGGGTTAA
- the thyX gene encoding FAD-dependent thymidylate synthase, whose translation MEVKLLAHSKLVDDVFLIDRTGDCDWETPQDYWGCTDGQVIALTAIRTCYSHNNPSEIVELEGEKYFGSEASDGKSGTDADRLLRHIVNSGHTSTMEHLNFTFAIEGISRSLLAQLTRHRHFSYSVQSQRYNKLETTSKSGGFDYVIPASVEKNDQTLDMYSIAMERIQDIYDDLRKYGVPAEDARYILPNAATCNLVLTGNLRSILDFYGKRSAKQAQWEIRELAEKIKGEVVNAECWTEQFFGKGE comes from the coding sequence ATGGAAGTTAAGCTATTAGCTCACTCAAAATTAGTTGATGATGTATTTTTGATTGACAGAACAGGGGATTGTGACTGGGAAACGCCACAGGATTATTGGGGATGTACAGACGGACAAGTGATTGCCTTAACAGCAATCAGAACGTGCTACTCGCATAATAACCCTTCTGAAATCGTGGAATTAGAAGGCGAAAAATACTTTGGTTCAGAAGCTTCGGATGGGAAGTCGGGAACAGATGCAGACAGATTATTACGTCACATTGTCAATAGCGGTCATACGTCAACGATGGAGCACCTTAACTTCACATTTGCCATTGAAGGCATTTCGCGCTCGTTATTAGCCCAATTAACAAGACACAGACACTTTTCTTATAGCGTACAGTCACAACGCTATAACAAACTTGAAACGACATCTAAAAGCGGGGGATTTGATTACGTTATCCCAGCGAGTGTTGAAAAGAATGACCAAACGCTTGATATGTACTCTATCGCTATGGAGAGGATTCAAGACATTTATGACGATTTAAGAAAATACGGAGTGCCAGCTGAAGATGCTCGTTACATTCTCCCTAATGCTGCAACATGCAATTTAGTCTTAACGGGGAATTTGCGCTCCATCCTAGATTTTTACGGCAAGCGATCAGCAAAACAAGCTCAATGGGAAATCAGGGAATTAGCTGAAAAGATAAAAGGTGAAGTGGTAAATGCGGAATGTTGGACAGAACAGTTTTTCGGCAAAGGAGAATAG
- the dnaB gene encoding replicative DNA helicase, protein MQLENSEQALLSCIIKKGELIKEIALNEEHFEYVPHKKIFQAMRQLERKEIPIDIVSLNTELGNEIIFIGGSSYLADLYNIMTNEENFKQYEQYVFEEFQIRKTKEITQTLSEVNSPRDIEKLKQAIAEINETLDHGQESDFDLSEVLYSIHDDVETKKEGINGIPTGFVELDNLLDGLSEEELLILAARPSVGKTAFSLAIANNAMKNNHFVNFFSLEMSDKSLLTRMLCSIGGINSMKIKNALKRFDEEDWKRYQAAQGILSNYKHNLDICDKSKVTVQEIRSRTKKNIRKHPDKRHLVIIDYLTLIQGSGRRERHLEVGEVSRNLKRMARDLNVPVILLSQLSRGVEQRQDKRPMLSDLRDSGEIEQDADKILFLHRDDYYDKDTENKNIIEVIVSKNRNGSLGVAQLAYLKESNTFLNLERRYDG, encoded by the coding sequence ATGCAGCTAGAAAACAGTGAACAAGCATTACTTTCCTGCATCATAAAAAAAGGCGAACTCATTAAAGAGATCGCGCTAAACGAAGAACACTTTGAATATGTTCCACACAAAAAAATATTTCAAGCTATGCGACAGCTTGAAAGGAAAGAAATCCCTATAGATATTGTATCACTCAACACTGAATTAGGGAACGAAATCATATTCATTGGTGGTTCAAGCTACTTAGCTGACCTATACAACATTATGACCAATGAAGAGAATTTTAAACAATACGAACAGTATGTTTTTGAAGAATTTCAAATTAGAAAAACTAAAGAGATAACTCAAACCTTGTCGGAAGTAAATTCCCCCAGGGATATAGAGAAGTTAAAACAAGCAATAGCAGAAATAAATGAAACACTGGATCATGGTCAAGAATCGGATTTCGATTTATCCGAAGTTCTTTATTCCATCCATGATGATGTGGAAACGAAGAAGGAAGGCATTAATGGCATACCAACCGGATTCGTAGAACTGGACAACCTTCTGGATGGTCTAAGTGAAGAAGAATTACTAATCTTAGCAGCACGGCCGTCAGTCGGAAAAACAGCCTTTTCATTAGCGATAGCCAACAACGCTATGAAGAATAACCACTTTGTAAATTTCTTTTCGTTAGAAATGTCGGACAAGTCGTTACTTACTAGAATGTTATGCAGCATTGGTGGAATTAATTCCATGAAAATAAAAAATGCTTTAAAAAGATTTGATGAAGAAGATTGGAAGAGGTATCAGGCGGCACAAGGGATACTCTCCAATTACAAACACAACCTTGATATTTGCGATAAATCGAAGGTAACCGTACAAGAAATACGCTCAAGAACAAAAAAGAACATTCGTAAACATCCAGATAAACGTCACTTAGTGATTATCGACTACCTTACCTTAATACAAGGAAGCGGTCGCAGAGAACGCCATTTAGAGGTGGGGGAAGTCAGCAGAAACTTAAAACGGATGGCAAGAGATTTAAACGTACCAGTTATACTCTTATCTCAATTATCAAGGGGGGTGGAGCAAAGGCAAGATAAACGGCCTATGCTTTCAGATTTAAGGGATAGCGGAGAGATAGAACAAGATGCCGACAAAATCCTTTTCCTCCACAGGGATGATTATTATGACAAAGATACTGAAAATAAAAACATTATTGAAGTGATAGTTTCAAAAAACAGAAACGGATCACTTGGAGTTGCGCAGTTAGCTTATTTAAAAGAAAGTAACACCTTCCTGAATTTGGAGCGAAGGTATGACGGTTAG
- a CDS encoding YopX family protein: MREIKFRIFENGIMKNAGDRPFWISPFGFPVYNEVKLDAVVMQYTGLKDKNGKDIYEGDIVKNGRGTILEVYFDGGCFLGKGFDALSKNHVDDCLNIFSNWSEVIGNIYENPELISS, from the coding sequence GTGCGTGAGATAAAGTTTCGGATATTTGAAAACGGAATAATGAAAAATGCCGGCGATAGACCTTTCTGGATTAGTCCTTTTGGGTTTCCTGTTTACAACGAAGTCAAATTAGATGCAGTTGTTATGCAATACACAGGCCTAAAAGACAAGAACGGCAAGGATATTTATGAGGGTGATATTGTAAAAAACGGAAGAGGAACAATTTTAGAAGTCTATTTTGATGGTGGATGTTTTTTGGGTAAAGGTTTCGATGCTTTAAGCAAAAATCATGTTGATGATTGCTTGAACATTTTTAGTAATTGGTCTGAAGTCATCGGCAACATTTACGAAAATCCGGAGTTAATCAGCTCTTGA
- a CDS encoding helix-turn-helix transcriptional regulator, with product MKVLKNNLRLLMAKKGVRTMVELEEKSGVSRQVLDRFEKDKSKRLDFETVVKLCQFFECEVGELLYIDEQEGE from the coding sequence ATGAAAGTATTAAAAAATAACCTGCGCTTACTTATGGCTAAAAAAGGTGTTCGGACTATGGTCGAGCTGGAAGAAAAGTCAGGAGTAAGCCGTCAGGTACTGGATCGGTTTGAAAAAGATAAATCCAAACGATTAGATTTTGAAACTGTTGTAAAGCTTTGCCAATTCTTTGAATGCGAAGTTGGAGAATTGCTTTACATTGATGAACAAGAGGGAGAATAA
- a CDS encoding DNA cytosine methyltransferase: protein MKSIELFAGIGGIALAAEWAGIETVAFCEREPFCQEVLNKHWPSVPIFDDVCTLNKQTLEERGVDIGAIELISGGFPCQPYSIAGLKKGEDDDRALWGEMFRIIEEIRPTWVVGENVANFANMGLDNALLDLESIGYRGQSFIIPAVAVNANHRRDRIFIVAHSYSKRLQKHNSSTKSAEKRFGIRRDIKKVLRNSNSESKLQTNKSASSIRSSRETWKSSSWEYRGASSGEHWENNQPTVCRVDDGISKRLDKDRLKALGNAVVPQQIYPIFKFIKQIHDMETQE from the coding sequence ATGAAAAGCATCGAGTTATTCGCAGGAATCGGGGGAATTGCCCTTGCTGCTGAATGGGCTGGAATTGAAACTGTAGCCTTCTGTGAGCGTGAACCATTTTGCCAAGAAGTCTTAAATAAGCATTGGCCTTCTGTTCCGATTTTTGATGATGTATGTACATTAAATAAGCAAACATTGGAAGAAAGGGGAGTAGACATTGGAGCAATTGAACTTATTTCCGGAGGATTCCCTTGTCAACCTTACAGTATTGCCGGGCTCAAAAAAGGCGAAGATGATGACCGTGCACTCTGGGGAGAAATGTTTAGGATCATCGAAGAGATTAGACCAACTTGGGTTGTTGGCGAGAATGTTGCTAACTTCGCCAATATGGGGCTCGATAACGCACTTCTTGACCTGGAAAGTATCGGTTACAGAGGGCAATCGTTTATTATACCGGCTGTTGCCGTCAATGCCAACCATAGGAGAGACAGAATCTTCATTGTGGCCCACTCCTACAGCAAGCGATTACAAAAACATAACTCTTCCACCAAGTCAGCGGAAAAGAGATTCGGTATCAGGCGAGATATTAAGAAGGTTTTACGCAACTCCAACAGCGAGTCAAAATTACAAACCAATAAGAGCGCTAGCTCCATCAGAAGCAGCAGGGAAACATGGAAAAGTTCTTCCTGGGAGTATCGGGGAGCATCATCCGGAGAGCATTGGGAAAATAATCAACCCACAGTTTGTAGAGTGGATGATGGGATTTCCAAACGATTGGACAAAGATAGATTAAAAGCCTTGGGAAATGCAGTAGTTCCGCAACAGATATATCCGATTTTTAAATTCATTAAACAAATTCATGACATGGAAACACAAGAGTAA
- a CDS encoding PBSX family phage terminase large subunit, with amino-acid sequence MARANVKISKKVFNEIYLEKDLLNNQDRYLVLMGGGGSGKSVFAAQKIIIRMMKESHPTYKHRFLVLRKVQNTLRGSVFEQFKSVINKWNLGNLFQIPKGRSSELYIRCKNGNEIIFAGLDDVEKLKSIVGITGIWLEEASEMDAEDFRQLDIRLRDKTIWYKQIIISFNPISVTHWLKAEFFDHKKKNSTTLRTTYKDNKFLEKEQIDVLEGFKETDPYYYTVYALGEWGVVGKTIFDAQKVSERIAYLRDKKPIKQGFFIFDYKNEKIIDSTIKWVDDPNGQIKIYKDKVEQTPYVLGGDTAGDGSDFFAGHILNNITGEQVATIHHQTDEDLFAKQAYCLGKHYNEALISLEVNFSTYPVKELQRLGYYRQFKRETIDEISKKKQHKFGFRTDRMSRPVIIAELVKIVREHVELINDIDTLNEMLTFVRNENGKPEAQEGKHDDLIISLAIAHKAREQQLFEPIKEEKLVKNPNDYDHYSHWEDETGLEYHEDGEGYL; translated from the coding sequence ATGGCCAGAGCAAATGTAAAGATAAGCAAAAAGGTATTTAATGAAATTTATCTTGAGAAAGATTTGCTGAATAATCAAGATCGCTACCTGGTATTAATGGGTGGGGGCGGTAGTGGTAAGTCGGTGTTTGCAGCTCAAAAGATAATTATTAGGATGATGAAAGAAAGTCATCCAACCTATAAGCATCGTTTTCTTGTGCTGAGAAAAGTACAGAACACATTAAGAGGTTCAGTATTTGAACAGTTTAAGAGCGTGATAAACAAATGGAATCTAGGTAATCTATTCCAAATACCTAAAGGTCGCTCAAGTGAACTATATATCCGTTGCAAGAATGGGAATGAAATCATATTCGCTGGATTAGATGATGTAGAAAAGCTAAAATCCATTGTAGGAATCACTGGGATATGGCTCGAGGAAGCATCTGAAATGGATGCAGAGGACTTTCGCCAGCTAGACATTCGTTTACGTGACAAGACGATATGGTATAAGCAGATCATCATTTCGTTTAACCCTATATCCGTTACACATTGGCTTAAAGCTGAGTTCTTCGACCACAAGAAAAAGAACAGCACCACATTACGGACCACGTACAAAGATAATAAATTCCTTGAGAAAGAACAAATTGACGTTCTTGAGGGATTTAAAGAAACTGATCCATACTATTACACTGTCTATGCACTCGGAGAATGGGGAGTAGTTGGTAAAACCATCTTTGATGCGCAGAAGGTTAGTGAGCGAATTGCATATTTGCGAGATAAAAAGCCAATTAAACAAGGCTTTTTTATTTTTGATTATAAAAACGAAAAGATAATCGATTCAACTATCAAATGGGTTGATGATCCAAATGGCCAGATAAAGATTTACAAAGATAAAGTCGAGCAAACTCCTTATGTGTTAGGTGGGGATACCGCAGGGGATGGCAGTGACTTCTTTGCTGGACATATCCTAAACAACATTACAGGTGAGCAAGTAGCAACCATTCATCACCAAACCGATGAAGACTTATTTGCAAAGCAAGCCTACTGCTTAGGGAAGCATTACAACGAAGCATTAATAAGCTTAGAGGTTAACTTCTCGACATATCCAGTGAAAGAGCTTCAACGCTTAGGGTACTATCGCCAATTCAAACGTGAAACGATTGACGAGATCAGTAAGAAGAAGCAGCATAAATTCGGTTTCAGAACTGATCGTATGTCACGGCCTGTTATCATTGCGGAGTTGGTCAAAATCGTTCGCGAACACGTTGAATTGATAAATGATATTGATACCCTCAATGAAATGCTTACATTCGTTAGAAATGAAAATGGGAAGCCGGAAGCACAAGAAGGTAAGCATGATGATTTAATCATATCTCTTGCTATTGCTCATAAGGCAAGGGAACAGCAGTTATTTGAACCGATTAAGGAAGAAAAGCTTGTTAAGAATCCTAATGATTATGACCATTACAGCCATTGGGAAGATGAAACGGGGCTGGAATACCACGAGGATGGAGAGGGGTATTTGTGA
- a CDS encoding replicative helicase loader/inhibitor, with the protein MNREHVKEIFKLLVNVYPQFEATTEKIDTWARLLKDQNPAVVMRNAEKFVLESKFPPTLADLRERNHEAYKTNVLDQIKEWEKNAARKQ; encoded by the coding sequence ATGAACAGGGAGCATGTTAAAGAGATATTTAAACTTCTTGTTAATGTTTATCCGCAGTTTGAAGCAACGACAGAAAAAATTGATACATGGGCTAGGTTGCTTAAAGATCAAAATCCAGCAGTAGTTATGAGGAATGCTGAAAAGTTTGTTTTAGAAAGTAAATTCCCTCCTACGCTTGCAGATTTGAGAGAACGAAATCACGAAGCTTATAAAACAAATGTACTGGACCAAATAAAGGAGTGGGAAAAGAATGCAGCTAGAAAACAGTGA
- a CDS encoding terminase small subunit has product MKLTDKQELFVQEYLLDLNATQAAIRAGYSKISAKEIGYENLTKPHILARIEELQSERSEKLQIDQEWVLRRLVQISDRCMTTEPVMAFDYESKSMVETGEYQFDSHGANKATELIGKHLGMFKDKLELSGDLEINVSLDDD; this is encoded by the coding sequence ATGAAGCTAACAGATAAACAAGAACTTTTTGTGCAAGAATACCTCCTTGATTTAAACGCAACCCAAGCCGCTATCAGAGCAGGGTATAGTAAAATCTCTGCAAAAGAGATTGGGTATGAAAACCTCACAAAACCTCACATTCTCGCGCGTATAGAGGAATTGCAATCTGAACGTTCAGAAAAGCTTCAAATAGATCAAGAGTGGGTGCTTCGGAGATTGGTTCAAATATCAGACCGTTGCATGACAACCGAGCCTGTTATGGCGTTTGACTATGAATCAAAGAGCATGGTCGAAACAGGTGAGTATCAATTCGATAGCCATGGGGCTAATAAGGCAACTGAATTGATTGGAAAGCACTTAGGGATGTTTAAAGACAAATTGGAGTTATCGGGAGATTTAGAGATAAACGTTTCTCTTGATGATGATTAA
- a CDS encoding ERF family protein, with the protein MKRSESIKEIACALAKFQAEVKNPSNNATNPMYKSKYSTLDNVINTVKPVLAKFGLSYIQSPSTSEDGLHIGTTTLLMHESGEWIESDPIILPAYKLGKDAVKIYDAQAAGIAITYSRRYSLSSLLGISSEDDDDANGIIHEGNAKGKTNKAQAATDKQLNLINKLLVDVANYTGSTKEKTYQALHKQMKKDMEWYSPSDASKAIEILNNALKQGA; encoded by the coding sequence ATGAAACGTTCTGAATCTATTAAGGAAATCGCTTGTGCGTTAGCGAAATTCCAAGCGGAAGTGAAGAATCCTAGCAACAACGCAACAAACCCGATGTATAAAAGTAAGTACTCAACTTTAGATAACGTTATAAACACTGTTAAACCCGTTCTAGCGAAGTTTGGTTTGTCTTATATCCAATCCCCCTCAACGTCAGAGGATGGGCTTCATATCGGCACAACTACACTTCTCATGCACGAATCAGGGGAATGGATTGAATCAGATCCTATTATTCTTCCTGCCTATAAATTAGGCAAAGATGCAGTAAAAATATATGATGCTCAAGCAGCTGGGATCGCCATCACGTACAGCAGAAGGTATTCGCTTTCTTCCTTGCTTGGAATCTCTAGTGAAGATGACGATGATGCGAATGGGATTATTCATGAAGGTAATGCGAAGGGTAAAACAAATAAAGCGCAAGCGGCAACTGATAAGCAATTAAACCTTATCAACAAACTCTTAGTCGATGTTGCGAATTACACCGGAAGCACCAAAGAAAAAACCTACCAAGCCCTCCATAAACAAATGAAAAAGGATATGGAATGGTATAGCCCGTCTGATGCAAGCAAGGCTATTGAAATACTAAATAACGCCCTTAAACAAGGTGCATAG